Proteins from a genomic interval of Cyanobacteria bacterium QS_8_64_29:
- a CDS encoding endonuclease MutS2 translates to MIRDESLALLEWPRLCQQLAAFAATELGAGAARQLQPPQARAQSERLLAQTQDIRTLEAQLTEAQWSFAGIEAVGDTLERARKGSLLAPQEPLDVATTLAGVRRLRRMIESLEAGTVPAIAEVVAQLRTHPELERTIRHCIDEDGRVADRASDRLSELRAQIAALRERIERTLQQILQQHRSDIQDSIVTERGDRPVIPVKADCQGAIAGIVHDTSNTGATLYLEPQAVVGLGNQQRQYRRQERAEQERILRHLGQQIAAVKPDFDAVLEAATELDLATARAHYSDWLAATPPQLSDASAQDAIVLRGLRHPLLVWQAHREQGPAVVPIDIEIRPAVRAVAITGPNTGGKTVALKTLGLVALMAKAGLFVPAQEPVVLPWFERVLADIGDEQSLSQNLSTFSSHIRRIVRILDALPECGRGREAPLPALVLLDEIGAGTDPSEGSALAAALLRYLADRVRLAMATTHYGELKALKYQDERFENASVEFDGSTLAPTYRLLWGIPGRSNALTIAQRLGLAPEILEQAQQQLAGGSQAIDRTIAGLEAQRKQQERQAQEASEVLAHAEQLYGEMSERAAALRAREQALQQAREREIDEAVEAAKAEIAQVVRELQQGSKTGRDVQKATQAVDAIAERHRAQAPADAVQPGDYRPQAGDRVRIPRLDRTAKILSDPAQGNTVTVRFGLMKMQVPLSDIESLDGRKAAAPPPNPPSPAAEGLAPLTLDLRGSRIADARAQLETAIAQHPGPLRIVHGKGTGRLRQGVHAFLAEHPQIAQFELAPPEEGGQGVTIAHPTGEDALS, encoded by the coding sequence TTGATCCGAGACGAAAGCTTGGCGCTGCTGGAGTGGCCGCGTTTGTGCCAGCAGCTGGCCGCGTTTGCGGCAACCGAGTTAGGGGCGGGGGCGGCGCGCCAGCTGCAACCGCCCCAGGCGCGCGCTCAAAGCGAGCGCTTGCTCGCCCAGACCCAAGACATTCGGACGCTAGAGGCACAGCTGACCGAGGCGCAATGGTCGTTTGCCGGCATCGAGGCGGTGGGCGATACCCTCGAGCGCGCCCGTAAAGGCAGCCTGCTGGCGCCCCAAGAACCGCTCGATGTGGCCACGACCCTGGCGGGAGTACGGCGGTTGCGCCGGATGATCGAATCGCTCGAGGCCGGCACCGTGCCTGCCATTGCCGAGGTCGTGGCGCAGCTGCGCACCCACCCCGAGCTCGAGCGCACGATCCGCCACTGCATTGATGAGGACGGGCGCGTCGCCGATCGGGCCAGCGATCGCCTCAGCGAGCTGCGAGCGCAGATCGCAGCACTGCGCGAGCGCATCGAGCGCACGCTGCAGCAGATCCTGCAACAGCACCGCAGCGACATCCAGGACTCCATCGTGACCGAGCGTGGCGATCGCCCGGTCATTCCCGTCAAGGCCGACTGCCAAGGGGCCATTGCCGGTATCGTTCACGATACCTCCAACACGGGGGCCACGCTTTATCTCGAGCCCCAGGCCGTGGTGGGGTTGGGCAACCAGCAGCGGCAGTACCGCCGCCAAGAGCGGGCCGAACAGGAGCGCATCTTGCGCCATCTCGGCCAACAGATCGCAGCAGTCAAACCCGATTTTGACGCTGTCCTGGAAGCCGCAACCGAGCTGGATCTGGCCACGGCCCGCGCCCATTACAGCGACTGGCTGGCTGCCACGCCCCCGCAGCTGAGCGATGCCAGCGCCCAAGATGCGATCGTGCTGCGCGGCCTGCGCCATCCGCTTTTGGTCTGGCAGGCCCACCGCGAGCAGGGGCCGGCGGTGGTCCCCATCGATATTGAGATTCGGCCGGCCGTGCGCGCTGTCGCCATCACCGGCCCCAATACCGGCGGTAAAACGGTGGCGCTCAAAACCCTCGGCCTGGTGGCCCTGATGGCCAAAGCGGGGCTGTTCGTTCCCGCCCAAGAACCGGTGGTGCTGCCTTGGTTCGAGCGCGTGTTGGCCGACATTGGCGATGAGCAGTCCCTATCGCAGAATCTATCGACTTTCTCCAGCCACATCCGCCGCATCGTCCGCATTCTGGATGCCCTGCCCGAGTGCGGGCGAGGCCGTGAGGCGCCGCTGCCGGCCCTGGTGCTGCTGGATGAAATCGGAGCCGGTACCGATCCCAGCGAAGGCAGCGCCTTGGCTGCCGCGCTGCTGCGCTACCTCGCCGATCGGGTGCGGCTGGCGATGGCCACAACGCACTACGGCGAGCTCAAGGCGCTTAAATACCAAGACGAGCGCTTCGAAAATGCCTCGGTCGAGTTCGATGGCAGCACGCTCGCCCCCACGTACCGCTTGCTCTGGGGCATTCCCGGGCGCTCCAATGCCCTGACCATCGCCCAGCGCCTGGGTTTGGCCCCCGAGATTTTGGAGCAGGCGCAGCAGCAGCTTGCTGGGGGATCGCAAGCCATCGATCGCACCATTGCCGGTCTGGAAGCACAGCGCAAGCAGCAAGAGCGCCAAGCCCAGGAGGCCAGCGAGGTGCTCGCGCACGCCGAGCAGCTGTATGGGGAGATGAGCGAGCGGGCGGCAGCCCTGCGAGCGCGCGAGCAGGCGCTACAACAAGCCCGCGAGCGCGAAATCGACGAGGCCGTTGAAGCAGCCAAAGCCGAAATCGCCCAGGTCGTTCGCGAGTTGCAACAGGGCAGTAAAACCGGGCGCGACGTGCAAAAAGCTACTCAGGCTGTCGATGCTATCGCCGAGCGGCATCGAGCCCAGGCGCCGGCCGATGCCGTCCAACCCGGCGACTACCGCCCGCAAGCCGGCGATCGCGTGCGCATCCCGCGCCTCGATCGCACCGCCAAGATCCTGAGCGATCCGGCCCAAGGGAACACGGTGACCGTGCGCTTTGGGCTGATGAAAATGCAGGTCCCGCTAAGCGACATCGAATCCCTCGACGGCCGCAAGGCAGCCGCGCCGCCCCCGAATCCCCCATCCCCGGCAGCCGAGGGGCTTGCCCCCCTGACGCTGGATCTGCGCGGCAGCCGCATCGCCGATGCCCGAGCCCAACTCGAGACCGCTATTGCCCAGCATCCCGGCCCGCTGCGGATCGTGCACGGTAAAGGCACGGGCCGGTTGCGCCAGGGCGTGCACGCGTTTCTAGCAGAGCATCCGCAGATCGCGCAGTTCGAGCTAGCACCGCCTGAGGAAGGGGGGCAGGGCGTCACCATCGCCCATCCTACTGGCGAGGACGCGCTAAGCTAG
- a CDS encoding haloacid dehalogenase: MTGPDLLALDFDGVLCDGLPEQFQTAWQAYCSLWQPREATPPQALASQFDRLRPIVAVGWEMPVLLAALQAGVPEARIWQDWLGVAHKVMAAQQLEGAIVARVLDAVRDEQIATDPAAWLDQHRFYPGVVGRLQALLAAPGLTVLVVTTKEERFARRLLQQAGVSFPAGAIWGKECQQPKTETLRQLLAQHQPAALWFVEDRLETLQSVQQQLDAPNLRLFLAQWGYNTERARAQAQAEPGIQPLSLECFLADCAHWLPAH, from the coding sequence ATGACCGGCCCGGATTTGCTCGCGCTCGATTTTGACGGCGTTTTGTGCGATGGCTTGCCCGAGCAGTTCCAGACAGCCTGGCAAGCCTACTGCAGCCTCTGGCAGCCGCGCGAGGCAACGCCGCCTCAGGCGCTGGCATCACAGTTCGACCGCCTGCGGCCCATAGTGGCGGTGGGTTGGGAAATGCCGGTTTTGCTAGCGGCCCTGCAGGCCGGCGTGCCGGAAGCCCGGATCTGGCAGGATTGGCTGGGCGTGGCGCACAAGGTCATGGCGGCGCAGCAGCTGGAGGGGGCTATAGTGGCGCGGGTGCTGGATGCCGTCCGCGACGAGCAGATCGCCACCGATCCGGCAGCTTGGCTGGACCAGCACCGCTTCTATCCGGGCGTTGTCGGCCGCTTGCAGGCCCTGCTGGCGGCACCGGGGCTGACCGTGCTGGTGGTGACCACCAAAGAAGAGCGCTTCGCCCGCCGCTTACTGCAACAGGCCGGCGTCTCATTCCCGGCTGGCGCGATTTGGGGCAAGGAATGCCAGCAACCCAAAACCGAAACGCTGCGGCAGCTGCTGGCCCAGCACCAGCCAGCCGCCCTCTGGTTCGTTGAGGATCGCCTAGAGACGCTGCAGTCGGTGCAGCAGCAGTTGGATGCCCCCAACTTGCGCTTGTTTTTGGCCCAGTGGGGGTACAACACCGAGCGCGCGCGCGCGCAAGCCCAGGCCGAACCTGGCATCCAGCCGCTCTCGCTCGAGTGCTTCCTCGCCGATTGCGCCCACTGGCTGCCGGCGCACTAG
- a CDS encoding bifunctional methylenetetrahydrofolate dehydrogenase/methenyltetrahydrofolate cyclohydrolase FolD: MTVGQAQRLDGKALAQQLQQALQARIGTLRDRIGRPPGLAVLMVGDDPASAVYVRNKERACERLGIASFGRHFPADTSQQALERAIDGLNQNERVDGILLQLPLPPSLDASALLYRVYPSKDVDGLHEANLGRLVRGEPGLRSCTPAGVMRLMQAYGLELSGKRALILGRSLLVGKPLALMLLAANATPAIAHSRTPRAHTLELARNADILISAMGQPRAVGAEMVKPGAVAIDVGISRQTDETGQSRLVGDLDFEAVAGIAQAITPVPGGVGPMTVTMLLHNTVASYCHRCLGAEDALMAERSA; the protein is encoded by the coding sequence ATGACCGTCGGACAGGCCCAGCGACTCGATGGTAAAGCGCTGGCACAGCAGCTGCAGCAGGCGCTGCAAGCGCGCATTGGGACGCTGCGCGATCGCATCGGACGGCCCCCTGGTTTGGCCGTTTTGATGGTGGGCGACGATCCCGCCAGCGCCGTCTACGTCCGCAACAAAGAGCGCGCCTGCGAGCGCCTGGGCATTGCCTCCTTCGGCCGGCATTTCCCGGCAGACACTTCGCAGCAGGCCCTCGAGCGCGCCATTGACGGGCTCAACCAGAACGAGCGCGTCGATGGCATCTTGCTGCAACTGCCGCTGCCCCCCAGCCTGGATGCCTCGGCGCTGCTCTATCGGGTCTATCCCAGCAAAGATGTCGACGGCTTGCACGAGGCCAATTTGGGGCGGTTGGTGCGCGGCGAACCCGGCCTACGTAGCTGCACGCCAGCCGGCGTGATGCGGCTGATGCAGGCCTACGGCCTCGAGCTCAGCGGCAAGCGGGCGCTCATTTTGGGGCGCAGCCTGCTGGTGGGCAAACCGCTGGCCCTAATGCTGCTGGCGGCGAACGCAACGCCCGCGATCGCGCACTCGCGCACGCCGCGCGCCCATACCCTCGAGCTGGCGCGCAACGCCGACATTTTGATCTCGGCCATGGGGCAACCCCGCGCGGTTGGGGCCGAGATGGTCAAACCCGGGGCCGTGGCGATCGATGTGGGCATCAGCCGCCAGACGGACGAGACTGGCCAGTCGCGGCTGGTGGGCGATCTGGACTTTGAGGCGGTTGCCGGCATTGCGCAGGCCATTACGCCAGTCCCGGGCGGGGTGGGCCCCATGACGGTCACCATGCTGCTGCACAACACAGTGGCCAGCTACTGCCACCGTTGCCTGGGGGCTGAGGACGCTTTGATGGCGGAGCGATCTGCTTGA
- a CDS encoding farnesyl-diphosphate synthase codes for MMEGSAAPANTAAFDLDAYLAARQAAVERALAQALTGDDPQQIYEAMRYSLLAGGKRLRPILCLASCELVGGSTETAMPTACALEMIHTMSLIHDDLPAMDDDDYRRGQLTNHKRYGEDTAILAGDGLLAHAFEAIAEGSQDVPPSRVVRVVARVGRAVGATGIVGGQAADLAAEGSAQADLDTLHYIHTRKTGALLEACVTSGGILGGAQDSDLERLSRYAYNIGLAFQVIDDILDVTADGTVLGKTAGKDAAAAKATYPSFWGIERSRDYASQLIEGAIAALSGYGERADPLRGIARWILTRQN; via the coding sequence ATGATGGAGGGATCGGCGGCACCTGCCAACACGGCGGCATTCGATCTGGACGCTTATTTGGCAGCGCGCCAGGCGGCGGTCGAGCGAGCGCTGGCCCAGGCGCTAACTGGCGACGATCCGCAGCAGATCTACGAGGCCATGCGCTACTCGCTGCTGGCGGGGGGCAAGCGCCTTCGTCCCATCCTCTGCCTGGCAAGCTGCGAGCTCGTGGGCGGCAGCACCGAGACGGCCATGCCGACGGCTTGCGCCCTGGAGATGATCCATACCATGTCGCTGATCCACGACGATCTGCCCGCCATGGATGACGACGACTACCGCCGGGGCCAGCTCACCAACCACAAGCGCTACGGCGAAGATACGGCGATCCTGGCAGGCGATGGCTTGCTAGCCCACGCCTTCGAGGCGATCGCCGAAGGCTCCCAGGACGTGCCGCCTTCGCGCGTGGTGCGCGTGGTGGCCCGGGTGGGTCGTGCTGTCGGCGCTACCGGAATCGTGGGCGGCCAGGCAGCCGATCTGGCGGCCGAGGGCAGCGCGCAGGCCGATCTCGATACCCTGCACTACATCCACACCCGCAAGACCGGGGCGCTACTGGAGGCCTGCGTCACCTCAGGCGGCATCCTGGGGGGCGCGCAGGACAGCGACCTGGAGCGGCTGTCCCGCTATGCCTACAACATCGGCTTGGCTTTCCAGGTAATCGATGACATCCTCGATGTCACCGCCGATGGGACAGTCCTAGGCAAAACCGCCGGCAAGGATGCGGCCGCTGCGAAGGCAACTTATCCCAGTTTCTGGGGCATCGAGCGTTCGCGCGACTACGCCAGCCAGCTGATCGAGGGCGCCATTGCGGCGCTGTCAGGCTACGGCGAGCGAGCCGATCCGCTGCGCGGCATTGCCCGCTGGATCCTGACCCGCCAGAACTGA
- a CDS encoding acid phosphatase — MHNLGQILENEILLVALLAGAIAQGLKMGLELVQNGEFNLRYLLTTGGMPSSHSALVAALATNVGQVVGWGSAEFAIASLFAVIVMFDAAGVRQAAGKQARVLNQLIDHLFDEREPLGDPQLDELLGHTPLQVLVGFGLGIGVSLAAVPTL, encoded by the coding sequence ATGCACAATTTGGGCCAAATTCTGGAGAACGAGATCCTGCTGGTGGCACTGCTGGCCGGCGCGATCGCCCAGGGGCTCAAGATGGGGCTGGAGCTGGTTCAAAACGGCGAGTTCAACCTGCGCTACCTGCTCACAACCGGTGGCATGCCCAGCTCCCATTCGGCACTAGTGGCGGCGCTGGCAACCAACGTCGGGCAGGTTGTGGGCTGGGGCAGCGCCGAGTTTGCCATTGCCAGCTTATTTGCCGTCATTGTCATGTTCGATGCAGCTGGCGTGCGCCAGGCAGCCGGCAAGCAAGCCCGAGTCCTAAACCAGCTGATCGATCACCTGTTTGACGAGCGCGAGCCGCTCGGCGATCCCCAACTGGACGAGCTGCTGGGGCACACGCCGCTCCAGGTCCTGGTGGGATTTGGGTTGGGCATTGGGGTCTCGCTAGCAGCTGTTCCCACGCTCTAA
- a CDS encoding sulfur reduction protein DsrE has translation MQVVVAVSYGTDDPTKATLGMLAAKAAADRGHAVTVWLQGEGVAIANRHVYGTIQGLNMPAMKDVVEALIAAETPLWVCQACAQGRNITPDNWVSTATYKGMGDYVSAALAADKTLNF, from the coding sequence ATGCAAGTTGTAGTGGCGGTGAGCTACGGCACTGACGATCCCACTAAAGCCACCCTGGGCATGCTGGCGGCCAAAGCCGCCGCCGATCGCGGGCATGCGGTCACAGTCTGGTTGCAAGGTGAGGGCGTTGCGATCGCCAACCGGCACGTTTACGGCACGATTCAAGGGCTCAACATGCCCGCCATGAAAGATGTGGTGGAGGCGCTTATTGCAGCCGAGACGCCGCTGTGGGTCTGCCAGGCTTGCGCGCAGGGGCGCAACATTACCCCCGACAATTGGGTCTCCACGGCTACCTACAAAGGCATGGGCGACTACGTCAGCGCCGCCCTTGCTGCTGACAAAACCCTCAACTTCTAA